The region GCCAGCGTCGGCAGCAGCGACAGGGTCAGGTACCCGTGGGCGATGGTGCCGCCGAACGGCCCCGCCGCGGCCCGGGCCTGGTCGAGGTGGATCCACTGGTGGTCGTCGGTGGCGTCGGCGAAGAGGTCGACGCGCTTCTGCTCGATGCGGAGCCACGGCCCGGGCCCGAAGGTCTCGCCGACCGCGGCGGCCAACTCCTCGAACGAGCTGAAGACTCTCATGCCTGCTCTCCTTGCAGCTAGAAGGCGTTGACGCCGGTGAGCGCGCGGCCGATGAGGAGTTGCTGGATCTGGCTGGTGCCCTCGTAGAGGGTGGCGACCCGGGCGTCGCGCAGGTACTTGCCGACCGGGTACTCGTCGATGTAGCCGTACCCACCGAACACCTGGACCGCGTTGTTGGCCGCGCGGACCGCGGCCTCGCTGGCGAAGAGCTTGGCCATCGACGCCTCGGTGGCGAACGGCTGGTCGCGGTCGATGAGGTCGGCGACCTGCCACACCAGAAGCCGGGCGGCGGCGGTGTCCACCGCGATCGCTGCCAGCAGTTGTTGGACGAGCTGGTGCCCGGCGATCGGCTTGCCGAACTGGGTCCGCTCCCCCGCGTAGCCGACCGCCGCGTCGAGGCAGCCCTGGGCAATGCCGACGCACCCGGCGGCCACCGACATCCGCCCCTTGGCGAGCGTGGCCAGGGCCAGGCGGAACCCACCGCCCTCGGGGCCGAGGCGGGCCGCGTCGGGCACGCGTACCTCGTCGAAGCCCAGCTCGCCGGTGGCCTGGCCGCGCAGGCCGAGCTTGCCGTGGATCTCCCGTCGGGTCAGCCCGGGGCTGTCGGTGGGCACCAGGAACGCGGTGATGCCTCGGTGCCCGGGGCCACCGGTGCGGGCGAAGACCAGCGCGACGTCGGCGGTGGTGCCGTTGGTGATGAACGTCTTCGTGCCGGTGAGCAGCCAGTCGGTGCCGTCGCGGACCGCACGGGTGCGCAGCGCGGCGGCGTCCGAGCCGCTGTCCGGCTCGGTCAACGCGAAGCAGCCGAGTGCGGTGCCGGCGCAGAGTCGGGGCAGCCAGTCGGCTCGTTGTTCCGCGCTGCCGTGCCCGGCGATCGACTTCGCGACCAGGCCGAGGGAGACCGAGACGATGCCGCGCACCGCCGAGTCGCCGCGGCCCAGCTCTTCCAGGACCAGGCAGTACGCGAGGTGGTCGCCACCGGAGCCGCCCTCGGCCTCGCTGATGGTCAACCCCAGGAACCCCAGGTCACCCAGCATGCCGACGATGGCGGGGTCGACCGACTCGCGCCGGTCCCAGGTGGCCGCGTGCGGCACCAGCTCCCGGTCGGCGAACTCGGCGGCCAGTTGGCGGACCGCCGCCTGCTCGGCGGAGAGGGTGAGCTCCATGACCAATAAACTAGCGGTGATAGTTAATGACGTCCAGACCGGAGGGTCATCGGTCGGAGGCCAGCCTGACGTGCCGCTCGGTGGCGAACGCGCGCACCAACTCGGTACGCGAGCGGATGCCCAGCCGGTGAAAGACGTTGCGCAGGTGGTGGTCCACCGTGCGGGTGGACAGGAACATCCGGGCGGCGATCTCCCGGTTGGTGGCGCCCTCCGCGACCAGCTCGGCGATCCGCAGTTGTTGCCCGGTCAGCAGTCGCGCCGCCGGCAGGTCCGGTGGTCCGACCGACTCACCGGCCGCCCGCAACTCCGTGGTGGCCTGCTCGGCCCAGCAACCGACCCCGAGCAGCGTGAACATCTCGCGGGCCTGGTGCAGGTGGGTACGCGCGTCGCGGGGGCGTCGACTGCGGCGCAGCTCCTGACCGAAGAGCAGCTCGGTGCGTGCCCGCTCGAACGTGCCGGCCTCGGTCGGGTGCAGCCGCAGCGCACGCTGGAACTCCTGCTCGGCCTCGGGGCCGCCGCGCGGCGCGAGCAGCGCGTGGCACCGGGCGGACAGGGCCCGCCGCAACGGGCTCGCGGTGCTGCTGGCCCATCTGTCGAACACGGCGAGAGCCGCCGTCGCGGTCGGCCGGCAGGGCAGGTGGGCCGCCGCCTCCACCAGGTACGGAGTGGCCATCACCTGCACCAGCACCTGACCGCGCCCGGTGCCGAGCCGGGCCAACGACGCCAACCGGTCCGCAGCCTCGGCGTGCCGGCCGTCGACCAGGTCGAGCACCGCCAGGGCCCAACCGGCGAGCGCGTGCGGACGGCTGCCCGGCATCGGCGCCTCGCCGATCTCGCGGATCCACCGCAGGCTGGTGTCCCGGTCCGCCCGCACGGCGGCGAGCACGGCGAGCATGCCGAGATGGACGTTGGCGCAGTTGACCTGACCGGTGGCCCGCGCGACCCGCAGCCCGTCGCGGGAGGTCGCCGCCGCCGCCTCGTGCCGACCCAACCAGTACTCGGCGACGGCCCGCAACTCCAGCGCCCGGGACAGCATGGACAGCTCGCCCCGCTCGCGGGCCACCCCGACGGCACGGTCGGCGAGTTGGTGTGCCGCGCCGTCCACCGCGACCACCAGGCCAGCTGCTGCGGCGCAGCTCAGCGCGGTGGGAGTCAGCGCCGGCCCGGTCAGCCGACCACCCAGCACGACGGCGCGGCGCAACGCGGGGCCGGCCCGCTCGTGGTCACCGCGCAGGGTCGCCGCCACCCCGCCGACCAGACTGCCCATCAGCTCCAGTGCGGGAGGGTCGTCCGGCCGCCGCAACGCCAACGCCCGGCGGCCCACCTCGGCATACCGGTACTGGTCACCGGCGAAGCAGACCGCCTCGCCGGCTCGAACCAGCCCGGACAGTGCCCGCGCACGATCGGTGCCGGCCACCGCCGCGGCGGCGGCGAGCAACCGGGCCGACGCACGTGCCGCCGTGCCGCACCGCAGCTCCAGCTCACCGAGCAGCAGGTCGGCGCGACCCCGGACGCCCGGGTCCGTGCACACCGGGCGGAGGCGGTCGAGGAGGAGCCGAGCCACGTCGGGCTGTCCCCCGGCCCAGGCATACTGGGCGGCGGTCAGCAGCCGGGCGGCTGTCCGGGTTGGTTCGTCGCTGAGGTCGGCGGCCCAGCGCAGCGCCGCCGACGCGGTGGCCCAGCCGCCGGCGCCACCGACTGCCGCCTGTTCCAGCTCGTCGGCGAGGGCCGGGTCCGCACCGGCCGCGGCGGCGGCGAGATGCATCGCGCGGCGCAGCCGCTGCCCGTCGGCGACCAGCACCCCGGCGAGCAGTCGGTGCGCCGTACGCCGTTGCGCGAGCGTCGCACTCGACGCGATCAGAGCGCGCACCAACGGTTGCGGGAACGTGACGCCCCGCGGCTCGACGCGCACCAGGCCGGCGACCTCCGCCGGGGCAAGCGCCTCGACCTCGGCGCCGGCGACACCCGCGGCCCGGATCAGAGTGCCCGGCTCGCCGTCCTCGTCGAGTGCCGCGAGCAGCAGCACCCGCCGGGTGTCCGGCGGTAACCGGTCCAGCCGGGCTCGGTACGCGCGGCCCAGCGCGCCGTCCGCCGGTGGCGCGGTGGGCAGCGGATCCTCTCCCCGCCACTGCCCCGGGGTGAGCACCTCGGCCAGATCCACCAGGGCCTGCGGGTTGCCGCCACCGACCACCGCGAGGGTGGCCGCGACCGGCGCGGTGGGGCACTCGGGCAGCCGGTCGGTGAGGATGGCGACGCTGTCGCGCACGTCGAGCGGCCGGAGTCGGTGTGCCGGCACTCCGTCGATCATGGTGGTGACATCGGCGGTGAGCAGGACTGCGACCGGCAGGTGCCGTAGCCTGCGCGCCACGAAGGCCAGCACCTGCGCCGTCTGGGGATCGCCCCGGTCGACGTCGTCCATCACGGCGAGCAGCGGATGGTCCCCGGCGGCGGCGGCGAGCAACCCGAGCACCGCCATCGACAGCGTCAGCTGGCGGTCGGCCGGGCAGCTCTCCCCGGCCAGCGCGCGCCGCAGCAGTTGGCGTTGCTCGTCGGCCAGTG is a window of Micromonospora sp. WMMD961 DNA encoding:
- a CDS encoding acyl-CoA dehydrogenase family protein; this translates as MELTLSAEQAAVRQLAAEFADRELVPHAATWDRRESVDPAIVGMLGDLGFLGLTISEAEGGSGGDHLAYCLVLEELGRGDSAVRGIVSVSLGLVAKSIAGHGSAEQRADWLPRLCAGTALGCFALTEPDSGSDAAALRTRAVRDGTDWLLTGTKTFITNGTTADVALVFARTGGPGHRGITAFLVPTDSPGLTRREIHGKLGLRGQATGELGFDEVRVPDAARLGPEGGGFRLALATLAKGRMSVAAGCVGIAQGCLDAAVGYAGERTQFGKPIAGHQLVQQLLAAIAVDTAAARLLVWQVADLIDRDQPFATEASMAKLFASEAAVRAANNAVQVFGGYGYIDEYPVGKYLRDARVATLYEGTSQIQQLLIGRALTGVNAF
- a CDS encoding LuxR family transcriptional regulator, producing MVTASRVQLTVLRGRDDECRALRSLLDGVTDGGGALLLQGEPGSGRTALVGYARRYAQTCAVLAGNGLAEEASLPYAGLQRLLDPVLDRTAALADEQRQLLRRALAGESCPADRQLTLSMAVLGLLAAAAGDHPLLAVMDDVDRGDPQTAQVLAFVARRLRHLPVAVLLTADVTTMIDGVPAHRLRPLDVRDSVAILTDRLPECPTAPVAATLAVVGGGNPQALVDLAEVLTPGQWRGEDPLPTAPPADGALGRAYRARLDRLPPDTRRVLLLAALDEDGEPGTLIRAAGVAGAEVEALAPAEVAGLVRVEPRGVTFPQPLVRALIASSATLAQRRTAHRLLAGVLVADGQRLRRAMHLAAAAAGADPALADELEQAAVGGAGGWATASAALRWAADLSDEPTRTAARLLTAAQYAWAGGQPDVARLLLDRLRPVCTDPGVRGRADLLLGELELRCGTAARASARLLAAAAAVAGTDRARALSGLVRAGEAVCFAGDQYRYAEVGRRALALRRPDDPPALELMGSLVGGVAATLRGDHERAGPALRRAVVLGGRLTGPALTPTALSCAAAAGLVVAVDGAAHQLADRAVGVARERGELSMLSRALELRAVAEYWLGRHEAAAATSRDGLRVARATGQVNCANVHLGMLAVLAAVRADRDTSLRWIREIGEAPMPGSRPHALAGWALAVLDLVDGRHAEAADRLASLARLGTGRGQVLVQVMATPYLVEAAAHLPCRPTATAALAVFDRWASSTASPLRRALSARCHALLAPRGGPEAEQEFQRALRLHPTEAGTFERARTELLFGQELRRSRRPRDARTHLHQAREMFTLLGVGCWAEQATTELRAAGESVGPPDLPAARLLTGQQLRIAELVAEGATNREIAARMFLSTRTVDHHLRNVFHRLGIRSRTELVRAFATERHVRLASDR